A genome region from Marinilabiliales bacterium includes the following:
- a CDS encoding RNA polymerase sigma factor, which produces MYTVCLRYASDADEAGDFLQEGFITVFSRIREFRSEGSFEGWVRKIMVNTALQLLRKKRQMYILNETITADREYEVPDIQYYLDKEDLLEMIRALPVNQRMVFNLYAIEGYNHAEIADMTGIPENTSKSHLYRARLALKEMLEKSNRGESEKLRKNV; this is translated from the coding sequence ATGTATACGGTCTGCCTCAGATACGCATCTGATGCAGATGAAGCCGGAGATTTCCTCCAGGAGGGATTTATAACTGTTTTCTCCAGGATCAGGGAATTCCGAAGCGAAGGATCGTTTGAGGGCTGGGTGAGAAAGATCATGGTAAATACAGCATTGCAATTATTAAGAAAGAAAAGACAGATGTATATTCTGAACGAAACAATAACGGCAGACAGGGAGTATGAGGTTCCCGACATCCAGTACTACCTGGATAAGGAAGACCTCCTGGAAATGATCCGTGCATTGCCTGTTAACCAGCGCATGGTTTTTAACCTTTATGCAATAGAGGGATATAATCATGCTGAAATAGCTGATATGACAGGTATCCCCGAGAATACATCAAAATCCCACCTTTACAGGGCCAGGCTTGCCCTGAAGGAGATGCTGGAGAAGAGTAACAGGGGTGAAAGTGAAAAGCTTAGAAAAAATGTCTGA